One Deltaproteobacteria bacterium genomic region harbors:
- a CDS encoding nucleotidyltransferase domain-containing protein encodes MVKSRDQIIQVVRCYLASLANDFRITQAYLFGSYAQGTAREESDIDVALVSEDFRDKSEMELLGYLSQKTIPVHTGLEVLAFTPEELEQPDPRTLSYQVKTFGVPLVP; translated from the coding sequence ATGGTTAAAAGCCGAGATCAAATAATACAAGTCGTGCGGTGCTATCTGGCCTCGCTTGCAAACGATTTCCGCATTACGCAGGCCTACTTGTTTGGTTCCTATGCGCAGGGAACTGCGCGGGAAGAGAGCGATATTGACGTGGCCCTTGTTTCCGAAGATTTTCGGGACAAATCGGAGATGGAGCTGCTTGGATATCTCTCTCAGAAAACCATCCCGGTGCACACGGGGCTCGAGGTGCTGGCATTCACCCCGGAAGAATTGGAGCAGCCGGATCCGCGGACGTTATCCTATCAAGTCAAAACATTCGGTGTCCCGCTCGTTCCTTAA
- a CDS encoding type II toxin-antitoxin system RelE/ParE family toxin, with protein sequence MSVAYRLLYHAAVLSEDVPQLDRRQRRTIQRAIEERIVQDPIRFGAPLRRGLYGYRKLRVGDYRIIYEVRGRDIMIYTIGHRREVYTGVATRLPK encoded by the coding sequence ATGAGCGTGGCGTATCGATTGTTGTACCACGCAGCCGTCCTGAGCGAAGACGTCCCCCAACTGGACCGACGCCAACGCCGCACGATCCAACGCGCCATCGAAGAGCGCATTGTTCAAGACCCGATCCGTTTCGGCGCCCCGCTGCGGCGCGGACTGTATGGTTATCGCAAATTGCGGGTTGGCGACTACCGGATCATTTATGAAGTCCGAGGCCGCGACATCATGATCTACACAATCGGCCACCGCCGCGAGGTCTATACCGGCGTTGCCACACGATTGCCGAAATAG
- a CDS encoding glycosyltransferase family 4 protein — MDSAGPTSYSEVMHLGVLFYSDTIVFAQQPRDLKGRAVANHGLVRALLRPGRGHYVTLIVSGPTERQLVQDFFGEVVRSPNVELVTLRELAAAVRARPLDVLHVLGPDLYRGLALRAAFPAQRCVVTGMTHTIAHDPFLGWLWLSLLAGPSAADCLVCTAPTAEQAIQAMLATCRARLPDAALATRVIPLGVEVGDFARAAPLSRATLQLGADDIVLLSCARFSYYTKTDLIPVLLALRELTRQTAKPVALVLAGATGEERYPELLQLVAQEYGVAAHVRFVPNPSETTKRGLLKMADVFVAPSDNLQETFGLSVIEALAAGLPVVAADWDGYRTLVRDGVDGFLIPTCAPRRCDTLEQTAPLQLDSLAQLFRAQAVAMDLTLLVERLRTLVEQDDVRCAMAAQAGARGRTFDWSRIVPQYGALWQELVAQAANAVVSPPLAVTLDAYAAFHHYPTTRLQPTTRVLVTPRGQEFLCGTLPVRMYEAMEEILSVPLLTALLQRAATETTVDALTAACAPLVTSADLIPYHVAWLAKYGCVRLGGSDSIPNNAVPS; from the coding sequence GTGGACAGCGCTGGGCCGACTTCGTACAGTGAGGTCATGCATCTCGGCGTGCTCTTTTATTCCGATACGATCGTCTTCGCGCAGCAGCCGCGCGACCTCAAAGGGCGCGCAGTGGCGAATCACGGCCTAGTGCGGGCATTGTTGCGGCCAGGGCGCGGGCATTACGTGACGTTGATTGTCTCGGGTCCGACGGAGCGTCAGTTAGTCCAGGATTTTTTCGGCGAGGTCGTGCGCAGCCCGAACGTCGAGCTTGTGACACTGCGGGAATTGGCCGCAGCGGTGCGCGCGCGGCCGTTGGATGTGCTCCATGTGCTGGGACCCGACTTGTACCGCGGGCTGGCGTTGCGGGCCGCATTCCCAGCGCAGCGTTGTGTGGTCACTGGGATGACCCACACGATTGCGCATGATCCGTTCTTGGGGTGGCTGTGGCTGTCGTTGTTGGCGGGGCCGAGCGCGGCGGATTGCCTGGTCTGCACCGCGCCTACGGCCGAGCAGGCGATTCAGGCGATGCTCGCGACGTGTCGCGCGCGACTGCCCGACGCGGCGCTGGCCACGCGTGTGATTCCGCTTGGGGTCGAGGTTGGCGACTTTGCTCGTGCGGCGCCGCTCTCCCGGGCGACACTGCAACTCGGCGCGGACGATATCGTGTTACTCTCGTGCGCGCGCTTTTCCTATTACACGAAGACCGATCTTATTCCGGTGTTGTTGGCATTGCGCGAACTGACGCGGCAGACGGCTAAGCCGGTGGCGTTGGTATTGGCCGGGGCGACGGGTGAGGAGCGGTATCCCGAATTGCTGCAACTCGTGGCGCAAGAGTATGGCGTTGCCGCGCACGTGCGATTCGTGCCGAATCCGAGCGAGACGACGAAACGAGGCCTGCTGAAGATGGCGGATGTCTTTGTGGCTCCGAGCGATAATTTACAAGAGACGTTCGGCCTCTCGGTGATCGAGGCGCTTGCTGCTGGATTGCCGGTCGTCGCGGCGGACTGGGACGGCTATCGCACGTTAGTCCGCGATGGCGTGGACGGCTTTCTCATCCCAACGTGTGCGCCGCGGCGCTGCGATACGTTGGAACAAACGGCGCCGCTGCAACTCGATTCGCTGGCACAGCTATTCCGCGCGCAGGCCGTCGCGATGGACTTGACCCTGTTGGTGGAGCGGCTGCGGACACTCGTAGAACAAGACGACGTGCGATGTGCGATGGCCGCGCAGGCGGGCGCGCGCGGCCGGACGTTCGATTGGTCGCGGATCGTTCCGCAATATGGCGCGTTATGGCAGGAGTTGGTTGCACAGGCCGCGAATGCTGTGGTGTCTCCGCCGCTCGCTGTAACGCTCGACGCCTACGCCGCGTTTCACCACTATCCCACGACGCGGCTGCAGCCGACGACGCGTGTGCTGGTCACGCCGCGCGGCCAGGAATTTCTCTGCGGAACGCTTCCGGTGCGCATGTACGAAGCGATGGAAGAAATCCTCTCGGTCCCGTTACTCACTGCGCTGCTCCAACGTGCGGCGACGGAAACGACCGTCGATGCGTTGACTGCCGCGTGTGCTCCGCTCGTCACGTCTGCCGATCTCATCCCCTACCACGTTGCCTGGCTCGCCAAATACGGCTGCGTGCGGTTGGGTGGGAGCGACTCAATCCCAAACAACGCGGTGCCGTCATAA
- a CDS encoding metal-dependent transcriptional regulator — MSHMEHTEVWKEFEANELTHSAAHYLIAVRDLIMEHGYARITDVAKRLNIARSSASIGLRTLLDKGFVKEDANKFVRLTDKGEQVAAEIVSKKVVLRRFLEEILLVKPHQAEVDTCKIEHLISSETGAKLLDFLKFMTSDDPRAKTVLAAFWSSRSDCEGPGRCPVCHDTCLRESMPVPLGVRKTS; from the coding sequence ATGTCACATATGGAGCACACGGAAGTCTGGAAGGAATTCGAGGCCAACGAACTCACGCACAGTGCAGCGCATTACTTAATCGCGGTGCGCGATTTGATCATGGAGCACGGCTACGCGCGGATCACCGACGTCGCGAAGCGTCTCAACATCGCCCGCTCCAGCGCCTCGATCGGTCTGCGCACGTTGCTCGATAAAGGCTTCGTCAAAGAAGACGCGAACAAATTCGTGCGGCTCACCGACAAAGGCGAACAGGTCGCTGCCGAAATTGTCAGCAAGAAAGTCGTGCTGCGTCGCTTCCTCGAAGAAATTCTGCTCGTGAAGCCGCACCAAGCCGAGGTCGACACCTGCAAGATCGAACACTTGATCAGCTCGGAAACGGGCGCAAAGCTGCTCGACTTTCTGAAGTTCATGACCTCCGACGATCCGCGCGCCAAGACGGTGCTCGCGGCGTTTTGGTCCAGCCGCTCCGATTGCGAAGGTCCGGGGCGCTGCCCGGTCTGCCACGACACATGCTTGCGCGAATCGATGCCGGTCCCGCTCGGCGTGCGCAAGACGTCATGA
- the hpnH gene encoding adenosyl-hopene transferase HpnH — MPVPISQQWRVASYVLKQKLTGRKRYPLVLMLEPLFRCNLECAGCGKIQFPEETLKKRLTVAQCLQAAEECGAPIVSIPGGEPLIHPEMPQIVEGLIHQKRYIYLCTNAILLQRKLELFTPSKFLTFSVHLDGLREEHDRSVCRAGVFDQAVAAIQAALAKGFRVTTNTTLFDGAEPERVREFFDFLMDLNVEGMMVSPGYSYEKAPDQQHFLKRARTKELFARILRGRQQKKWRFNQSPLFLEFLQGTQEYQCTPWGNPTYNVFGWQRPCYLLGEGYVNSFRELMETTEWDRYGTGRHEKCADCMVHCGYEASAVDDTFSSWRGFAKTVQLTLGSGKAAPDVPPPPSIYQKSA; from the coding sequence ATGCCGGTTCCGATCTCACAACAGTGGCGCGTCGCCTCGTATGTCCTCAAGCAAAAGCTGACGGGACGGAAGCGCTATCCGCTCGTGCTGATGCTCGAACCGCTGTTCCGCTGCAATTTGGAATGCGCGGGTTGCGGCAAGATCCAATTCCCGGAAGAGACGTTGAAGAAGCGGCTGACCGTGGCGCAATGTCTCCAAGCCGCTGAAGAATGCGGCGCCCCGATCGTCAGTATTCCCGGCGGGGAACCGTTGATCCATCCCGAAATGCCGCAGATCGTTGAAGGCCTCATTCACCAGAAGCGGTATATCTATCTCTGCACCAACGCGATCTTGTTACAACGGAAGCTAGAACTCTTTACGCCGTCGAAGTTCCTCACCTTCAGCGTGCATCTCGATGGACTGCGCGAAGAACATGATCGCTCGGTCTGTCGCGCCGGGGTGTTCGACCAAGCCGTCGCGGCGATCCAGGCGGCGTTGGCCAAGGGCTTCCGCGTGACGACCAACACCACGTTGTTCGATGGCGCGGAGCCGGAACGGGTGCGGGAATTTTTCGACTTCCTGATGGATCTCAACGTCGAAGGCATGATGGTCTCGCCCGGCTATAGCTACGAAAAAGCACCCGACCAACAACACTTCCTGAAACGCGCGCGCACTAAGGAACTGTTCGCGCGCATCTTGCGAGGACGGCAGCAGAAAAAGTGGCGCTTCAACCAGTCGCCGCTGTTTCTGGAGTTTCTCCAAGGCACGCAAGAATACCAATGCACGCCGTGGGGCAACCCGACGTACAACGTCTTCGGATGGCAGCGGCCGTGTTATCTGCTCGGTGAAGGCTATGTGAACAGCTTCCGCGAGTTAATGGAAACGACCGAGTGGGATCGCTACGGCACCGGCCGCCACGAAAAGTGCGCCGATTGCATGGTCCATTGTGGCTACGAAGCCAGCGCGGTCGACGACACCTTTTCCTCGTGGCGCGGCTTCGCGAAGACCGTGCAACTGACGCTGGGCAGCGGCAAGGCCGCCCCGGATGTCCCGCCGCCGCCGTCAATCTATCAAAAGTCGGCTTGA
- a CDS encoding toxin-antitoxin system, antitoxin component translates to MPTQLPRINVTLERPLLTVVQRLAHRDDVSVSMKVRDLIRDAIELTEDDYWQRKATRRRATFNRRTALTHDEIWK, encoded by the coding sequence ATGCCAACACAATTGCCGCGAATCAATGTCACCCTCGAACGTCCACTGCTGACGGTCGTGCAGCGCCTCGCGCACCGCGACGACGTCTCCGTTTCCATGAAAGTGCGCGATCTGATCCGCGACGCCATTGAGCTCACGGAAGACGACTATTGGCAGCGGAAGGCCACGCGGCGCCGCGCAACCTTCAATCGCCGCACCGCCCTGACCCACGACGAGATCTGGAAATGA
- the maf gene encoding septum formation inhibitor Maf, with product MHIILASTSPRRRELLARLDIVFDVVAPDVNEALLVGESPQQMAERLAQLKANAVAAERPGAIVVGSDTIVVLNEVVLGKPESPADAERMLTTLAGRTHEVITAVAVYDPRTRHTHVIAEVAWVRMTRLDAATIAAYVASGEPMDKAGAYAVQGLGGRLIESIDGDYFAVVGLPLQATAMLLQRVGLVITTDLHALYKDVRTHVKN from the coding sequence ATGCACATCATCCTCGCATCCACTTCGCCGCGGCGCCGGGAACTCCTGGCGCGACTCGATATCGTCTTCGACGTTGTCGCTCCGGACGTCAATGAGGCGTTGCTCGTTGGGGAGTCGCCGCAACAAATGGCGGAGCGCTTGGCGCAATTGAAGGCCAATGCGGTGGCTGCGGAGCGTCCCGGGGCGATCGTGGTGGGCAGCGACACGATCGTGGTGTTGAACGAGGTCGTGTTGGGGAAGCCCGAGTCGCCGGCGGATGCGGAGCGGATGTTGACGACGCTGGCCGGGCGGACGCATGAAGTGATCACGGCCGTCGCGGTGTACGATCCGCGGACGCGGCATACCCATGTCATTGCCGAAGTGGCGTGGGTGCGAATGACGCGGCTCGACGCCGCTACGATTGCCGCGTATGTCGCCTCCGGAGAGCCGATGGACAAAGCCGGGGCTTACGCGGTGCAAGGCTTAGGTGGGCGCTTAATCGAGTCGATCGACGGCGACTACTTCGCCGTCGTCGGACTGCCGCTCCAGGCCACGGCGATGCTGTTGCAGCGCGTCGGACTGGTGATCACAACCGATTTGCATGCGCTGTATAAGGACGTTCGTACGCACGTTAAGAATTGA
- a CDS encoding dipeptide ABC transporter ATP-binding protein, with translation MTTTPPSEKTTLLEVRDLRVHFPVSQGVVFRKQLGLARAVDGVSFTLHRGHTLGLVGESGCGKSTTARAILNLIKPTSGEILFDGVDLRRLSATQLRQKRRDFQMIFQDPYASLNPRMTVGDIVSEPLRAFRAAHGRRLQERVQDLLHRVGMNPRYVRRYPHEFSGGQRQRVGIARALALHPKLIVADEPVSALDVSIQAQILNLLVDLKQQFHLTYLFISHDLAVVRHISDFIAVMYLGHIVELASYDDIYLRAQHPYTQALLSAVPIPDPAAEVKRQRQVLGGDVPSPLHPPSGCPFHTRCPHVMPHCKTIEPPLKEYAPKHAVACHLMEK, from the coding sequence ATGACCACCACACCGCCATCGGAAAAAACCACACTCCTTGAAGTCCGCGACCTCCGCGTCCACTTCCCGGTCAGCCAAGGCGTCGTGTTCCGCAAACAGCTTGGGCTGGCCCGCGCCGTCGACGGCGTCAGCTTCACGTTACATCGCGGACACACGCTCGGTTTAGTCGGTGAAAGCGGTTGCGGCAAATCCACCACGGCCCGCGCGATTTTGAATCTGATCAAGCCAACCAGCGGCGAAATCCTCTTTGACGGCGTCGATCTCCGCCGCCTCTCCGCCACGCAACTGCGGCAGAAACGGCGCGACTTCCAAATGATCTTCCAAGATCCCTACGCCTCGTTAAATCCGCGCATGACCGTCGGCGACATCGTCTCCGAACCGCTCCGCGCGTTTCGTGCCGCGCATGGCCGGCGACTGCAAGAACGCGTGCAAGACCTATTGCATCGCGTCGGGATGAATCCGCGCTATGTGCGGCGCTATCCGCACGAATTCAGCGGCGGCCAACGGCAACGCGTCGGCATTGCGCGCGCACTGGCGCTGCATCCGAAACTGATCGTCGCCGACGAACCGGTCAGCGCGCTCGACGTCTCCATTCAAGCGCAAATTCTGAACTTGTTGGTCGATCTGAAACAACAGTTCCATCTGACGTATTTATTCATCTCCCACGACTTAGCCGTGGTCCGCCACATCAGCGACTTTATCGCGGTCATGTACTTGGGCCATATCGTCGAACTCGCATCATACGACGACATTTACCTCCGCGCCCAACACCCGTACACGCAGGCGCTCCTCTCCGCGGTCCCGATCCCCGACCCGGCCGCCGAAGTAAAACGCCAACGCCAAGTACTGGGCGGCGACGTCCCGAGCCCGCTGCATCCTCCGTCCGGCTGCCCGTTCCACACCCGCTGCCCCCACGTGATGCCGCACTGCAAAACCATCGAACCGCCCCTCAAAGAATACGCCCCCAAACACGCCGTCGCGTGCCATTTGATGGAAAAGTGA
- a CDS encoding pyridoxal phosphate-dependent aminotransferase, whose protein sequence is MPFDGKVTPPTINPIEQCYRALCTAGRAPQRLFSGNPAEHGLAFPTELLDTCYLPHGRATDYTPDPQGAPDARAAISGYYAAHGAMVPPEQITLTSGSSESFRYVCDLLTQPGDQILVPCPSYPLFDEIARVAHVELCPYHLDETRGWRIDLDSVADGITERTRAIAIVSPHNPTGSVATLDELQALIALAAKHRVALICDEVFSECYFGPDPFPRTITVGTPWRCFTLNGISKLLALPQLKLSWIAATGIDPTLPRLLDDLARIADAFLSVHQPIQRALPALLEQSAAFRCDFVAEVRRRRDTAYAALRAIPNVHCQEPVGGFYLTARLETTRWSDEDALLCALMRDHGVFFHPGYFYDMDDGLRIVCAFLTPPEILLRGIAALRSVL, encoded by the coding sequence GTGCCATTTGATGGAAAAGTGACGCCCCCCACCATCAACCCCATCGAACAATGTTATCGCGCACTGTGCACCGCGGGACGGGCGCCGCAGCGGCTGTTTTCCGGCAATCCGGCCGAGCATGGGCTCGCGTTTCCGACCGAGCTGTTGGACACGTGCTATCTCCCGCACGGCCGCGCGACCGACTACACCCCCGACCCGCAAGGGGCGCCGGACGCGCGCGCGGCGATCAGCGGATATTACGCCGCGCATGGCGCGATGGTCCCGCCGGAGCAAATCACGCTCACATCCGGCAGCAGCGAATCGTTTCGCTATGTGTGCGATCTGCTGACCCAACCGGGCGACCAGATTCTCGTGCCGTGCCCCAGCTATCCGCTGTTCGACGAAATCGCCCGCGTTGCGCATGTCGAACTGTGCCCGTACCACCTCGACGAAACTCGCGGCTGGCGAATCGATCTCGATTCCGTCGCAGACGGCATCACCGAGCGGACGCGCGCGATCGCGATCGTCTCGCCGCACAATCCGACCGGCAGCGTTGCCACGCTTGACGAGTTACAAGCCCTGATCGCGCTGGCCGCGAAACATCGCGTGGCGCTGATTTGCGATGAAGTCTTCAGCGAATGCTATTTCGGCCCCGACCCATTTCCGCGCACCATCACGGTCGGCACACCATGGCGCTGCTTCACGCTCAACGGCATCTCCAAGTTGCTCGCGCTGCCGCAACTCAAGCTCTCCTGGATCGCCGCCACAGGCATCGACCCGACACTCCCCCGACTGCTCGACGACCTCGCACGGATTGCAGACGCGTTCCTCTCCGTCCACCAACCGATCCAACGCGCGTTGCCCGCTTTACTGGAACAGAGTGCCGCGTTCCGGTGCGATTTCGTCGCGGAAGTCCGTCGTCGCCGCGACACGGCATACGCCGCCCTTCGCGCCATTCCGAACGTGCACTGCCAAGAACCCGTCGGCGGTTTTTACCTCACCGCCCGTCTCGAAACGACACGTTGGTCCGACGAAGACGCGCTGCTCTGCGCGCTGATGCGCGACCACGGCGTCTTTTTTCATCCGGGTTATTTCTATGACATGGACGACGGCCTGCGCATCGTCTGCGCATTCCTCACACCTCCGGAAATCCTGTTGCGAGGGATCGCTGCATTGCGAAGCGTGTTGTAA
- a CDS encoding ABC transporter ATP-binding protein, translated as MPLLEVDNLRTEFRTREGVIRAVDGVSLTVEAGETLGIVGESGSGKSVLNLSLLRLIPQPPGHVSGTAARFQGRDLLRLPLAELRRLRGNQIAMIFQDPMTSLNPFLSVARQLTEVLEVHRNATSRQALRQALEMLELVGIPDPARRIHNYPHQFSGGMRQRVMIAMALLCRPALLIADEPTTALDVTIQAQILELLQRLQREFGMAIIFISHNLGVVAGCAQRVAVMYAGQIVELSPTAQLFHRPMHPYTRALLASVPRLDEARHRRLHPIREQPPDLLRLPSGCRFHPRCDLVEAACRIDNPPLVAVGHDHCAACPVTARPTPAASDA; from the coding sequence ATGCCCTTGCTTGAAGTCGACAACTTACGGACTGAATTCCGGACCCGCGAAGGGGTGATTCGCGCGGTGGACGGCGTCTCGCTCACGGTCGAAGCGGGCGAGACGCTCGGGATCGTCGGCGAAAGCGGCAGCGGGAAGAGCGTGCTGAATCTCTCGTTGCTGCGCCTCATCCCGCAACCGCCGGGACATGTGAGCGGCACCGCCGCGCGCTTTCAAGGCCGCGATCTGCTGCGCCTCCCGTTGGCGGAGTTGCGCCGCTTGCGCGGCAACCAAATCGCGATGATCTTCCAAGACCCGATGACCTCACTCAATCCGTTCCTCAGCGTGGCGCGACAACTGACCGAAGTCTTGGAAGTGCATCGCAACGCCACGTCACGGCAAGCGCTGCGCCAAGCGTTAGAAATGTTGGAGTTGGTCGGCATCCCCGATCCGGCGCGCCGCATCCACAACTACCCGCACCAATTCAGCGGCGGGATGCGGCAGCGGGTCATGATCGCGATGGCGCTGCTCTGTCGACCGGCGCTACTGATTGCCGATGAACCGACCACCGCGCTCGACGTCACCATTCAAGCGCAGATCCTCGAACTGCTGCAACGACTGCAACGCGAATTCGGGATGGCGATCATTTTCATCTCACACAACTTAGGCGTGGTGGCCGGCTGTGCGCAGCGAGTCGCCGTGATGTACGCCGGCCAAATCGTGGAGCTTAGCCCCACCGCACAACTCTTCCACCGTCCGATGCATCCGTACACGCGAGCGCTGCTCGCTTCGGTGCCGCGTCTGGACGAAGCCCGGCATCGGCGACTCCATCCAATCCGCGAACAGCCTCCCGATCTGCTGCGCCTCCCCTCCGGCTGCCGCTTCCATCCGCGCTGTGACTTGGTCGAGGCAGCGTGTCGGATCGACAATCCACCGTTGGTGGCAGTGGGGCACGATCATTGCGCCGCGTGTCCTGTGACGGCCCGCCCAACCCCAGCAGCGAGCGACGCATGA
- a CDS encoding tRNA-dihydrouridine synthase yields MTCTNDKNDSCWSRSARPILGLSPMDGITNAPYRFIAAKYGRPDVVFTEFVPVAGLMHAATRLLLDFEYAEIERPVVAQVYGSDPQAFYAVVHLVCELGFDGIDINMGCPAKNVAGRGAGAGLIRTPKLAQAVVRAVQRGIADWCDGQDAVHAGVPAEVMAAAESAIARHRAVCGGARRAIPVSVKTRIGYDSVVIADWVRTLLEVEPAAISVHGRTLKQLYRGAADWEAIALAATLVRGTTTQVLGNGDLTDAAAIVERLQTTDVAGVLIGRASMGNPWIFAAARVGMGRGDAHAVVEPTLPQRFAALLEHAAQLETFNAGNSFPHVYRLVKPYTHGVPDAAALRAALMAARSVREMTVAVQQFLDACALTHDHLREQPSLGHCASPGEPDVRT; encoded by the coding sequence ATGACGTGCACAAACGACAAAAACGATTCGTGTTGGTCCCGCAGCGCTCGTCCCATCCTTGGGCTTTCGCCGATGGATGGGATCACGAATGCGCCGTATCGATTTATTGCGGCAAAGTATGGTCGGCCGGACGTCGTCTTTACGGAATTCGTCCCCGTCGCGGGCCTGATGCATGCGGCGACCCGTTTGCTGCTCGACTTCGAATATGCCGAAATCGAACGACCGGTGGTGGCGCAAGTCTATGGGAGCGATCCACAGGCCTTTTATGCCGTTGTGCACTTAGTGTGCGAACTTGGGTTCGACGGGATCGACATTAATATGGGCTGTCCGGCCAAGAACGTGGCCGGCCGTGGAGCGGGCGCGGGACTTATTCGTACGCCGAAGTTGGCGCAGGCGGTCGTGCGGGCAGTGCAGCGCGGGATCGCCGATTGGTGCGACGGGCAGGACGCTGTGCATGCGGGTGTGCCGGCGGAAGTCATGGCTGCGGCCGAGTCGGCGATCGCACGGCATCGCGCGGTGTGCGGTGGGGCGCGGCGGGCGATCCCCGTCTCGGTGAAGACGCGGATCGGATACGATTCGGTGGTGATTGCCGATTGGGTGCGGACGCTGCTGGAGGTAGAGCCGGCCGCAATCAGCGTTCATGGTCGGACGTTGAAACAATTGTACCGTGGCGCGGCGGATTGGGAGGCGATCGCGCTGGCTGCGACCCTCGTGCGGGGGACGACCACGCAGGTCCTCGGCAATGGCGATTTGACCGACGCCGCAGCGATTGTGGAGCGGTTGCAAACGACGGACGTGGCTGGCGTGTTGATCGGCCGCGCGTCGATGGGCAACCCATGGATTTTTGCGGCGGCGCGGGTGGGCATGGGGCGGGGCGATGCGCATGCGGTCGTCGAACCCACGCTGCCGCAACGATTCGCCGCATTGTTGGAGCACGCGGCGCAGTTGGAAACGTTCAATGCGGGCAATTCGTTTCCACACGTGTATCGCCTCGTGAAGCCGTATACGCACGGCGTGCCGGATGCCGCAGCGCTCCGAGCTGCGCTGATGGCCGCGCGCAGTGTGCGTGAAATGACTGTCGCCGTTCAACAATTCCTCGACGCGTGCGCGCTGACGCACGATCACTTGCGGGAGCAGCCGTCACTCGGGCACTGTGCGTCACCAGGAGAACCCGACGTACGCACGTAA
- a CDS encoding glycosyltransferase, whose translation MPGAERTVNCFANVVGHTGYALHARRFSAALDRLIPVCLAPKYGPLSDELLAGPWGTMLARLETIDLQAPTINLDYPEEMYRFGGHPRIGYTVFETDRVSAAGIHQLAQLDQVWVPTTWGRSVLLQHGLDAARVHVVPEGVDPTIFRPGLEPLPELATLEGFRFLAVGKWEARKGMVELLRAFDRAFPPDNPVWLLCHFTSHVAALQRINVAAEIDRLALRNRRHIVLIQSPLHTDTEMARLYNSAHAFVSASKAEGWGLPICEAMACGLPVIAPFYSGPTAYLTATNSYPLAVDALEDAYCPTFFPQRGTHGRWAVIDPDRLAALLRHVATHPTEARARGAAAAHDMHTRWTWDHAAQIARGRITPT comes from the coding sequence ATGCCGGGAGCTGAGCGCACCGTCAACTGCTTCGCCAATGTTGTCGGCCACACCGGCTATGCGCTGCACGCGCGCCGCTTCTCGGCCGCACTCGACCGGCTGATCCCCGTCTGCCTCGCCCCCAAATACGGCCCGCTCTCCGACGAACTGCTGGCCGGGCCATGGGGCACCATGTTGGCGCGGCTGGAGACGATCGATCTACAGGCCCCGACCATCAACCTCGATTACCCCGAAGAGATGTACCGCTTCGGCGGACACCCACGCATTGGCTACACCGTGTTCGAGACCGATCGCGTCTCCGCAGCCGGCATCCATCAACTGGCGCAACTCGACCAAGTCTGGGTCCCAACCACATGGGGCCGCAGCGTATTGTTACAACACGGACTCGATGCCGCACGCGTGCACGTCGTTCCGGAAGGCGTCGATCCAACGATCTTTCGTCCCGGCCTTGAACCCCTCCCTGAACTCGCGACGTTGGAAGGCTTCCGTTTCCTCGCCGTCGGCAAATGGGAGGCGCGCAAAGGGATGGTGGAATTACTCCGCGCGTTCGATCGCGCGTTCCCGCCCGACAACCCAGTCTGGCTGCTCTGCCACTTCACGAGCCACGTCGCAGCGCTGCAACGCATCAACGTCGCGGCGGAGATCGATCGGCTGGCATTGCGCAATCGCCGCCACATCGTGTTGATCCAGTCGCCACTCCACACTGACACCGAGATGGCCCGACTCTACAACTCCGCCCACGCATTCGTCAGCGCATCGAAGGCGGAAGGCTGGGGACTCCCGATCTGCGAAGCGATGGCCTGCGGACTTCCGGTGATCGCGCCGTTCTACAGCGGCCCGACCGCATACCTGACGGCCACGAATAGCTATCCCCTGGCCGTCGACGCGCTGGAAGACGCATACTGCCCCACGTTCTTCCCCCAACGCGGCACCCACGGCCGTTGGGCGGTCATCGATCCCGATCGCCTCGCGGCACTACTCCGCCACGTCGCCACCCACCCAACCGAGGCCCGCGCCCGCGGCGCCGCCGCCGCCCACGACATGCACACGCGCTGGACCTGGGACCACGCTGCGCAAATTGCTCGGGGACGTATCACCCCAACCTAA